A genomic window from Synechococcus sp. CBW1107 includes:
- a CDS encoding GUN4 domain-containing protein encodes MLSGPPASATASAEQLLERFSSSSPRQRRSLLPQIEARAQELRPLLLEALSHHDPDADDWIAGLWVQMLLAVDDSHRQTLLERHPGGWLTVASAGGIDYGPLQEALSLRSFELADRITSEVLRQLAGAEAVRRGYVYYSEVAPMPGLDLTSLDRLWVCYSRGRYGFSVQGRLLRACNGRWDQLWPRLGWKNEGTWTRYPSAFQWNLEAPEGHMPLINQLRGVRLMDALLNHPAVQQRISTG; translated from the coding sequence ATGCTTTCCGGTCCACCCGCTTCCGCCACAGCCAGCGCCGAACAGCTGCTCGAGCGTTTCAGCTCCAGCTCCCCGCGCCAGCGGCGGAGCCTGCTCCCCCAGATCGAGGCCCGAGCCCAGGAGCTGCGCCCCCTGCTGCTCGAGGCCCTCAGCCACCATGATCCCGACGCTGACGACTGGATCGCCGGTCTCTGGGTCCAGATGCTTCTGGCCGTGGACGACAGCCACAGGCAGACCTTGCTCGAGCGCCATCCAGGAGGATGGCTGACCGTCGCCAGTGCTGGCGGCATCGACTACGGGCCCCTGCAGGAAGCCCTGTCCCTGCGTTCCTTCGAGCTGGCGGATCGCATCACCAGCGAGGTGCTTCGGCAACTGGCCGGAGCGGAGGCGGTCCGGCGCGGCTACGTCTATTACAGCGAGGTGGCCCCCATGCCCGGCCTCGATCTCACCAGCCTCGATCGGCTCTGGGTCTGCTACTCAAGGGGCCGCTACGGCTTTTCCGTCCAGGGGCGGCTGCTGAGAGCCTGCAACGGCCGCTGGGACCAGCTCTGGCCGAGGTTGGGCTGGAAGAACGAGGGCACGTGGACCCGTTACCCCAGTGCGTTCCAGTGGAACCTGGAGGCGCCGGAGGGACACATGCCGCTGATCAACCAGTTGCGCGGTGTGCGTCTGATGGATGCGCTGCTCAATCACCCGGCTGTGCAACAACGAATCAGCACCGGCTGA
- the secD gene encoding protein translocase subunit SecD → MARQQGLFALILALAIAAGAVLFSFPLQLGLDLRGGSQLTLQVLPAGAIKTVQREQLEAVKEVLDRRVNGLGVAESTLQTIGDDQLVLQLPGEQDPTRAAKVFGTTALLEFRAQKPGTEREMQGLLRLKRQAQSVLDLSRRRTSAEPAQPAAPGQPPAQTPSFPAEDLAKALRELGVSVPPGAGETEQIEALLDEVNKRVVALYEPAALTGKDLVTAGRQQQQTGTGWDVTLNFNRQGGEAFAKLTQSIAGSNRLLGIVLDGRSISEASVSQEFAAAGITGGAASITGNFTAEEARDLEVQLRGGSLPLPVKIIEVRTVGPLLGAENIRTSLVAALAGLALVAVFMVVVYRLPGAVAVVALSLYALFNLATYALIPVTLTLPGIAGFILSIGMAVDANVLIFERVKEELRSGNTLIRSIDGGFSLAFSSILDGHVTGLISCIALFALGTGLVKGFAVTLGIGLLLSLFTALSCTRVLLRLMMSYPTLRRTTYFLPSRQLTSPAA, encoded by the coding sequence ATGGCACGCCAGCAGGGGTTGTTCGCCCTGATCCTGGCTCTGGCGATCGCCGCCGGAGCCGTTCTGTTCAGCTTCCCCCTTCAGCTCGGGCTCGATCTGCGTGGAGGAAGTCAGCTCACCCTGCAGGTGCTTCCGGCCGGTGCGATCAAGACCGTGCAGCGGGAGCAGCTCGAGGCTGTCAAGGAGGTGCTCGACCGCCGCGTCAACGGACTGGGCGTGGCCGAATCCACCCTGCAGACCATCGGTGACGACCAGCTGGTGCTGCAGCTTCCGGGCGAACAGGACCCCACCAGGGCCGCCAAGGTGTTCGGCACCACGGCCCTGCTGGAATTCCGCGCCCAGAAGCCCGGTACCGAGCGGGAGATGCAGGGGCTTCTGCGGCTCAAACGCCAGGCCCAGTCGGTTCTTGACCTCAGCCGGCGCCGTACCTCTGCGGAACCAGCACAGCCTGCGGCGCCAGGCCAACCCCCTGCACAGACCCCGAGCTTCCCAGCCGAGGATCTGGCCAAGGCCCTGCGCGAGCTCGGGGTGTCGGTGCCGCCGGGGGCTGGGGAAACCGAGCAGATCGAAGCCCTGCTGGATGAAGTGAACAAACGTGTGGTGGCGCTCTACGAACCGGCCGCCCTCACCGGCAAGGACCTGGTCACGGCGGGCCGCCAGCAGCAACAGACCGGCACCGGCTGGGATGTGACCCTCAACTTCAACCGCCAGGGAGGTGAGGCCTTCGCCAAGCTCACCCAGTCGATCGCGGGCAGCAACCGGCTGCTGGGCATCGTGCTCGATGGCCGCTCGATCAGCGAAGCCTCCGTGAGCCAGGAGTTCGCCGCGGCCGGAATCACCGGAGGCGCCGCCAGCATCACGGGCAATTTCACGGCCGAAGAGGCCCGCGATCTGGAGGTGCAACTCCGGGGCGGCTCTCTGCCCCTGCCCGTGAAGATCATTGAGGTGCGCACCGTCGGCCCGCTGCTCGGGGCTGAGAACATCCGCACCAGTCTGGTGGCTGCCCTCGCGGGTCTGGCCCTGGTCGCGGTCTTCATGGTGGTGGTCTACCGGCTGCCCGGGGCCGTGGCCGTCGTGGCCCTCAGCCTCTACGCCCTCTTCAACCTGGCCACCTACGCCCTGATCCCCGTGACCCTCACCCTGCCGGGCATTGCCGGCTTCATCCTCTCGATCGGCATGGCGGTGGACGCCAATGTGCTGATTTTCGAGCGGGTGAAGGAGGAGCTGCGCTCGGGCAACACCCTGATCCGCTCGATCGACGGTGGCTTCTCGCTGGCCTTCAGCTCGATCCTCGATGGTCACGTCACCGGGCTGATCAGCTGCATCGCCCTTTTTGCCCTGGGAACAGGCCTGGTCAAAGGCTTTGCCGTCACCCTCGGCATCGGTCTGCTGCTCAGCCTGTTCACCGCCCTCTCCTGCACGCGCGTGCTCCTGCGACTGATGATGAGCTACCCGACCCTGCGCCGGACCACTTACTTCCTGCCCAGCCGCCAGCTGACCTCGCCAGCCGCCTGA
- a CDS encoding copper-binding protein, with protein sequence MSNPFHLRWLQGWSFQTVLMEGHVQIEAHGFGIRLRTPLLPGESPSLGADRLVLQEDRHRRSLYHSWRSGQLQPTLPAPTKDVLFSSGALFGAGSPYLVEVVEEAPVLALAA encoded by the coding sequence ATGTCCAATCCCTTTCATCTGCGCTGGTTGCAGGGCTGGTCCTTCCAGACGGTTCTGATGGAAGGACATGTCCAGATCGAAGCCCACGGCTTCGGCATCCGCCTGCGCACGCCTCTGCTGCCGGGTGAGAGCCCAAGCCTGGGTGCCGACAGGCTCGTTCTCCAGGAAGACCGCCACCGCCGTTCGCTGTACCACTCCTGGCGCAGTGGCCAGCTCCAGCCCACACTGCCGGCTCCCACCAAGGACGTCCTGTTCTCCAGCGGTGCTCTGTTCGGCGCGGGCAGTCCCTATCTGGTGGAAGTGGTCGAGGAGGCCCCCGTGCTGGCGCTGGCCGCCTAG
- the secF gene encoding protein translocase subunit SecF: MTTSPSGPAALPKIQYFRITRHRRIAWWGSAVACLISLIGIGLCWLNPAIGAPLKPGLDFTGGTRIQLERACAPNCPAITVPQVEERLGDLKLPEEGGAAAPDLRGAPVQVLDQGRSIELRLPSLSAEQGNAVISQLAGSLGPFKDGGTSVDTIGPTLGDQLLRSSLLSLLVSFAAIALYITLRYDRVFAFLAILCLAHDVLITTGLFAWLGLLLGVEVDSLFAVALITVAGYSVNDTVVVFDRIREQKTSLGAFPFSDQVDVAVDATLTRSLYTSLTTLLPLLAILFFGGSSLFWFSVALTAGISVGSWSSIGVAPTLLPLLSGKGFVGSAPEDGSAPAGAA, encoded by the coding sequence ATGACCACTTCCCCATCGGGACCGGCAGCATTGCCGAAGATCCAGTACTTCCGCATCACCCGCCACCGGCGCATCGCCTGGTGGGGCTCGGCTGTGGCCTGTCTGATCAGCCTGATCGGCATCGGCCTGTGCTGGCTCAACCCCGCCATCGGCGCCCCGCTCAAACCCGGCCTCGACTTCACCGGTGGCACCCGCATCCAGCTGGAGAGGGCCTGCGCGCCCAACTGCCCAGCGATCACCGTTCCCCAGGTGGAGGAGCGACTCGGCGACCTGAAGCTGCCCGAAGAGGGTGGTGCGGCCGCCCCGGACCTGCGCGGCGCACCGGTGCAGGTGCTGGATCAGGGGCGCTCGATCGAGCTGCGACTTCCCAGCCTCAGCGCCGAGCAGGGCAACGCTGTGATCAGCCAGCTGGCTGGCAGCCTGGGGCCGTTCAAGGATGGCGGCACCTCCGTGGACACCATCGGCCCCACCCTCGGCGATCAGCTGCTGCGCAGCAGCCTCCTCTCCCTGCTGGTGAGCTTCGCGGCCATCGCCCTCTACATCACCCTCCGCTACGACAGGGTTTTCGCCTTCCTGGCGATCCTCTGCCTGGCCCACGACGTGCTGATCACCACAGGGCTGTTCGCCTGGCTCGGACTGCTGCTGGGTGTGGAAGTGGATTCCCTCTTCGCCGTGGCTCTGATCACCGTGGCTGGGTACTCCGTCAATGACACCGTGGTGGTCTTCGACCGGATCCGTGAGCAGAAAACAAGCCTGGGTGCCTTCCCCTTCAGCGATCAGGTGGATGTGGCGGTCGATGCCACCCTGACCCGCTCTCTCTACACCTCGCTCACCACCCTGCTGCCCCTGCTGGCGATTCTGTTCTTCGGTGGCAGCAGCCTGTTCTGGTTCTCCGTGGCGCTCACCGCGGGGATCAGCGTCGGCAGCTGGTCCAGCATCGGCGTGGCCCCCACCCTGCTGCCCCTGCTCAGCGGCAAGGGGTTCGTGGGATCAGCTCCAGAAGACGGATCGGCCCCTGCCGGCGCGGCTTGA
- a CDS encoding DUF6439 family protein — MDPHAVSRPVPLPSAPAATTRSGSPQTWPATSRELAVELQRLLAIDGRDWHAQKGHKPRRAAEQVAAALVHLLAEDSSPHRLEGDAQHRAIELLEHGLAWLKGDLRDPGCPSHGH, encoded by the coding sequence ATGGATCCCCACGCTGTCTCCCGTCCAGTGCCGCTTCCCTCAGCGCCCGCTGCCACCACACGGAGCGGATCTCCCCAGACCTGGCCGGCCACCAGCCGTGAGCTGGCGGTGGAGCTGCAGAGGCTCCTCGCCATCGATGGCCGCGACTGGCATGCCCAGAAAGGGCACAAGCCCAGGCGGGCTGCCGAGCAGGTGGCGGCTGCCCTGGTGCACCTTCTCGCTGAGGACAGCTCCCCCCATCGCCTCGAGGGTGACGCCCAGCATCGGGCGATCGAACTGCTCGAGCATGGTCTGGCCTGGCTGAAGGGGGATCTGCGCGATCCCGGCTGTCCCAGCCACGGCCACTGA
- a CDS encoding class I SAM-dependent methyltransferase yields the protein MPDTVSKFAYQALQQGKTIMGLAHKELGGRLMRLVDPQGAPQTVPVPAQMGLALKASMDRLLETDWQDAESGLYPPSLLFDAPWLDWAARYPLVWLDTPLQWNRRTQRKVRDLPRDVRPEDYPAYYLQNFHHQTDGYLSDHSAALYDLQVEILFNGCADAMRRRLIAPLQRGLRAFAQRSPRQLRLLDVATGTGRTLRQLRGGLGEIQLVGLDLSASYLREANRCLSQLPGELPQLVQGNAESLPFADATFQAVSCVFLFHELPAEARQNVLQECFRVIEPGGVLVLADSIQLADSPEFSAALENFRRSFHEPYYRDYISDDIDARLAQAGFSGISARSHFMTRVWSATKPLA from the coding sequence ATGCCCGACACCGTCAGCAAGTTCGCCTATCAGGCCCTGCAGCAGGGCAAGACGATCATGGGTCTGGCCCACAAGGAGCTGGGCGGTCGGCTCATGCGCCTGGTCGATCCCCAGGGGGCTCCCCAGACGGTGCCGGTGCCCGCACAGATGGGCCTGGCGCTCAAGGCCTCCATGGACCGGTTGCTTGAGACCGACTGGCAGGACGCCGAGAGTGGCCTCTACCCCCCTTCCCTGCTCTTCGATGCCCCCTGGCTCGACTGGGCGGCGCGCTACCCCCTGGTCTGGCTGGACACCCCGCTTCAGTGGAACCGCCGCACCCAGCGCAAGGTGCGGGATCTGCCCCGGGATGTGCGTCCTGAGGATTACCCCGCCTATTACCTGCAGAACTTCCACCACCAGACCGATGGCTATCTGAGCGACCATTCCGCGGCCCTCTACGACCTGCAGGTCGAAATCCTCTTCAACGGCTGCGCCGATGCCATGCGTCGCCGCCTGATCGCCCCCCTCCAGCGGGGGCTGCGTGCCTTCGCCCAGCGCTCACCCAGGCAGCTGCGTCTTCTGGATGTGGCCACCGGCACCGGCCGCACCCTGCGTCAGCTTCGCGGTGGTCTGGGGGAGATCCAGCTGGTGGGCCTCGACCTCTCGGCGTCGTACCTGCGCGAAGCCAACCGTTGCCTGAGCCAGTTGCCGGGAGAGTTGCCCCAGCTCGTGCAGGGCAATGCCGAGTCGCTTCCCTTCGCCGATGCCACGTTCCAGGCGGTGAGCTGTGTGTTCCTGTTCCATGAGCTCCCCGCCGAAGCCCGTCAGAATGTGCTGCAGGAGTGCTTCCGGGTGATCGAGCCGGGCGGAGTGCTGGTGCTGGCCGATTCGATCCAGCTGGCTGATTCCCCGGAATTCTCAGCGGCGCTGGAGAATTTCCGCCGCTCCTTCCATGAGCCTTACTACCGCGATTACATCTCCGATGACATCGATGCACGCCTGGCTCAGGCGGGCTTCAGCGGGATCAGCGCCCGGTCCCATTTCATGACCCGGGTCTGGTCCGCCACCAAACCTCTGGCCTGA
- a CDS encoding DUF3082 domain-containing protein, with product MSTPEPTESQPSPPRKGPLSFLSGSLTSGLLAWVCLGLSQRVVGWYSLHPPHYSKAFAQSIGTAMKTLVVGMSFLATFTFAFVALGLFLVFIRSLLPVSESEAS from the coding sequence ATGAGCACACCGGAGCCCACCGAATCCCAACCGAGCCCCCCGCGCAAGGGTCCGCTCAGTTTTCTCTCCGGCTCCCTCACGAGTGGACTGCTGGCCTGGGTCTGTCTGGGACTCAGCCAGCGGGTGGTGGGTTGGTACAGCCTGCATCCGCCCCACTACAGCAAGGCCTTTGCCCAGAGCATCGGCACGGCCATGAAGACACTGGTGGTGGGCATGAGCTTCCTGGCCACCTTCACCTTTGCCTTCGTGGCACTGGGGCTGTTCCTTGTCTTCATTCGCAGCCTGCTGCCGGTCAGTGAGAGCGAGGCTTCCTAG
- a CDS encoding AI-2E family transporter — protein sequence MNGRALLGTLALVLLALLVWELRWVLLVLFGAVVLAVALDVPVSLLRRRLPLNRPSAVILVIVALGLVGWKVSELLLPELLQQADQFTQLLPVLLQRLGDLAGGSMAFRSFEERLLELATWDKLQPLGTQLLGVAGGAANSTIQILLMVLLAILLALDPRPHQRLVLAATPLFWRPSMQSLLREAREALGGWLAGMTISAVTVFLLTWAGLALLRVPLALLSGLVCGLLTFVPTIGPTVATALPLAVALLISPAKVVQVLVLRLMLQNAEAFVLTPLLLSRTVNLLPTVALMAQLSLGALLGLPGVLLALPLVVVLQVVFQRVLVEQVMDRWT from the coding sequence ATGAACGGCCGAGCCCTCCTGGGGACCCTCGCCCTTGTGCTGCTGGCCCTGCTGGTGTGGGAACTGCGCTGGGTGCTGCTGGTGCTCTTCGGGGCTGTGGTGCTGGCCGTGGCGCTGGATGTGCCCGTGAGCCTGCTGCGTCGCCGGCTGCCCCTGAACCGCCCCAGTGCCGTGATCCTGGTGATCGTGGCCCTGGGCCTGGTGGGCTGGAAGGTCTCGGAGCTGTTGCTGCCCGAGCTGCTGCAGCAGGCCGATCAGTTCACGCAGCTTCTGCCTGTGCTCCTGCAGCGTCTGGGTGATCTGGCCGGTGGCTCCATGGCCTTTCGCAGCTTCGAGGAACGGTTGCTGGAGCTGGCCACCTGGGACAAGCTTCAGCCCCTGGGCACCCAGCTCCTGGGGGTTGCGGGGGGCGCCGCCAATTCCACCATCCAGATCCTGCTGATGGTGCTGCTGGCGATTCTTCTGGCCCTGGATCCACGGCCTCACCAGCGGCTGGTGCTGGCGGCCACCCCGCTGTTCTGGCGTCCGTCGATGCAATCGCTGCTGCGGGAGGCGCGCGAGGCCCTCGGCGGCTGGCTGGCGGGGATGACCATCTCGGCGGTGACGGTGTTTCTGCTCACCTGGGCCGGCCTGGCGCTGCTGAGGGTGCCCCTGGCCCTGCTGAGCGGGCTGGTCTGCGGTCTGCTCACCTTCGTGCCCACGATCGGCCCGACGGTGGCCACGGCTCTGCCTCTGGCGGTGGCCCTGCTGATCTCCCCGGCCAAGGTGGTCCAGGTGCTGGTGCTGCGCCTGATGCTGCAGAACGCGGAAGCGTTCGTGCTCACTCCGCTGCTGCTCAGCCGCACGGTCAACCTGCTGCCCACGGTGGCCCTGATGGCCCAGCTGAGCCTCGGTGCCCTGCTGGGGCTGCCGGGAGTGCTGCTGGCTCTGCCGCTGGTGGTGGTGCTGCAGGTGGTCTTCCAGCGGGTGCTGGTGGAGCAGGTGATGGACCGCTGGACCTGA
- the psb28 gene encoding photosystem II reaction center protein Psb28: protein MTAIQFFRGVDEPVIPDIRLTRSRDGRTGQAMFVFEQPQALAPETMGDITGMFLLDEEGELVTREVKARFVNGKPSALEATYTWKTEEDFDRFMRFAERYAAGHGLGFAEKDGDTEEDGATPGPAAEGEPEDA, encoded by the coding sequence ATGACGGCCATTCAGTTCTTCCGCGGGGTGGACGAGCCCGTGATTCCCGATATCCGCCTGACCCGCTCCCGTGATGGACGAACCGGCCAGGCCATGTTCGTGTTCGAGCAACCCCAGGCGCTGGCTCCTGAAACCATGGGCGACATCACCGGGATGTTCCTGCTTGATGAGGAAGGTGAACTGGTCACCCGGGAGGTGAAGGCCCGGTTCGTGAACGGCAAACCCAGTGCCCTCGAGGCCACCTACACCTGGAAGACGGAAGAGGATTTCGACCGGTTCATGCGTTTCGCCGAGCGCTACGCCGCCGGCCATGGACTCGGTTTCGCCGAAAAGGACGGTGACACCGAGGAGGACGGGGCCACCCCCGGACCGGCCGCTGAGGGCGAGCCCGAGGACGCTTGA
- a CDS encoding pyruvate dehydrogenase complex E1 component subunit beta produces the protein MAETLLFNALRDAIDEEMARDPHVCVFGEDVGQYGGSYKVTKDLYEKYGELRVLDTPIAENSFTGMAVGAAMTGLRPIVEGMNMGFLLLAFNQISNNMGMLRYTSGGNYTIPTVVRGPGGVGRQLGAEHSQRLEAYFHAVPGIKIVAVSTPTNAKGLMKAAIRDNNPVLFFEHVLLYNLSEEIPEGDYICSLDQAEVVREGKDITILTYSRMRYHCLKAVEQLEADGVSVELIDLISLKPFDLETITRSIRKTHKVMVVEECMKTGGIGAELLALITEHCFDDLDARPLRLSSQDIPTPYNGALENLTIIQPRQIVEAARQLKAGTI, from the coding sequence GTGGCCGAGACACTTCTCTTCAACGCCCTGCGCGACGCCATCGACGAGGAGATGGCCCGTGACCCCCACGTGTGTGTGTTCGGGGAAGATGTCGGCCAGTACGGCGGCTCCTACAAAGTCACCAAGGATCTCTACGAGAAGTACGGCGAACTTCGGGTGCTGGACACCCCGATCGCCGAGAACAGTTTCACGGGGATGGCCGTCGGTGCCGCGATGACGGGACTGCGCCCGATCGTGGAGGGGATGAACATGGGCTTCCTGCTGCTGGCCTTCAACCAGATCTCCAACAACATGGGGATGCTGCGCTACACCAGCGGCGGCAATTACACCATTCCAACGGTGGTGCGTGGTCCCGGTGGTGTCGGGCGACAGCTGGGAGCTGAGCACAGCCAGCGCCTCGAGGCTTATTTCCACGCCGTGCCCGGCATCAAGATCGTGGCCGTGAGCACTCCCACCAATGCCAAGGGCCTGATGAAGGCCGCCATCCGAGACAACAACCCCGTGCTGTTCTTCGAGCACGTATTGCTGTACAACCTCAGCGAAGAGATTCCCGAGGGAGATTACATCTGTTCCCTGGATCAGGCTGAAGTGGTGCGCGAGGGCAAGGACATCACCATCCTCACCTACTCCCGCATGCGCTACCACTGCCTCAAGGCAGTGGAGCAGCTCGAAGCCGATGGAGTGAGTGTGGAGCTGATTGACCTGATCAGCCTCAAGCCCTTTGACCTGGAGACCATCACCCGTTCGATCCGCAAGACCCACAAGGTGATGGTGGTCGAGGAATGCATGAAGACCGGTGGCATCGGCGCCGAACTGCTGGCCCTGATCACCGAACACTGCTTCGATGATCTCGACGCCAGGCCCTTGCGCCTCTCCAGCCAGGACATCCCCACCCCCTACAACGGCGCCCTCGAGAATCTGACGATCATCCAGCCCCGGCAGATCGTCGAGGCCGCCAGGCAGCTCAAGGCAGGCACGATCTGA
- a CDS encoding ATP-binding protein has product MLRRLISPLRWTDFITPSTLQLAPLLELLLEPMATAANLAELQLGLQEALVNAVRHGNGGDPRKCLRIRRILTPNWVIWQIQDEGCGVPACARTSVLPERSDACCGRGFFLIHHCFDDVRWSERGNRLQLAAQRQRHRA; this is encoded by the coding sequence ATGCTTCGGCGCCTGATCAGTCCGCTGCGGTGGACCGACTTCATCACTCCCTCCACCCTTCAGCTGGCTCCCCTGCTGGAACTGCTGCTGGAGCCGATGGCCACGGCGGCCAACCTGGCTGAGCTGCAGCTGGGCCTGCAGGAGGCACTGGTGAATGCTGTGCGCCACGGCAACGGTGGCGATCCACGCAAATGTCTCCGCATCCGCCGCATCCTCACGCCCAACTGGGTGATCTGGCAGATCCAGGATGAGGGGTGCGGAGTCCCGGCCTGTGCCCGCACAAGTGTCCTGCCCGAGCGCAGCGATGCCTGCTGCGGCCGGGGGTTCTTCCTGATTCACCACTGCTTCGATGACGTGCGCTGGAGTGAGCGCGGCAACCGGCTTCAGCTCGCCGCCCAGCGGCAGCGGCACCGGGCCTGA
- the mnmH gene encoding tRNA 2-selenouridine(34) synthase MnmH, producing the protein MASWLAIDAFLAGGGALLDVRSPAEFAKAHIPGAINLPLFSDLERAEVGLTYKQRGSQPAVQAGLALVGPKLAALGDGLLAHHQAAGGGPLRIHCWRGGMRSASVGWLAETLGLSVQLLEGGYKAYRHWVLTSFERPWPLRLLGGRTGTGKTDLLLELARRGVAVVDLEGLAHHRGSSFGGLGLPPQPSSEHFENRLAAALATCADADEIWLEAESAQVGRCRIPVGLWRQMQSAPVLEISRPLGERLRRLVAVYGVQEADDLAEATRRIARRLGPVRTQEALAAIERRDWTEACRWMLDYYDRCYDHELERQRKRTDPCSAHRSLDLHDWDEERSATMLLNQEGSSPCEL; encoded by the coding sequence ATGGCGTCGTGGCTGGCGATCGACGCCTTCCTGGCAGGTGGAGGAGCGCTGCTGGACGTGCGCAGCCCGGCGGAGTTCGCCAAGGCTCACATTCCCGGGGCCATCAATCTGCCGCTGTTCAGCGACCTCGAGCGGGCCGAGGTGGGACTGACCTACAAGCAGCGGGGTTCCCAGCCGGCGGTTCAAGCGGGGCTGGCGCTGGTGGGCCCGAAGCTGGCGGCCCTGGGCGATGGACTGCTCGCGCACCATCAGGCCGCCGGAGGTGGGCCCTTGCGCATCCACTGCTGGCGTGGCGGCATGCGCTCGGCCAGCGTCGGCTGGCTGGCCGAAACCCTGGGTCTGTCGGTGCAGTTGCTGGAGGGGGGATACAAGGCGTACCGCCACTGGGTGCTGACGAGCTTCGAGCGCCCCTGGCCCCTGAGGCTGCTGGGCGGGCGCACCGGTACGGGCAAGACCGACCTGTTGCTGGAACTGGCCCGCCGCGGGGTGGCGGTGGTCGATCTCGAAGGACTGGCCCATCACCGCGGCAGCAGCTTCGGCGGGCTGGGCCTGCCCCCCCAGCCCAGCAGTGAGCACTTCGAGAACCGCCTGGCAGCGGCGCTCGCCACCTGCGCGGATGCCGATGAGATCTGGCTGGAGGCTGAAAGTGCCCAGGTGGGTCGCTGCCGCATCCCGGTGGGTCTCTGGCGGCAGATGCAAAGTGCTCCGGTGCTGGAGATCAGCCGTCCCCTGGGGGAACGGCTGAGACGGCTGGTGGCGGTCTATGGGGTTCAGGAGGCCGATGACCTGGCGGAGGCGACCAGGAGGATCGCCCGGCGGCTGGGGCCTGTCCGCACCCAGGAGGCCCTGGCGGCGATCGAGCGACGCGACTGGACCGAGGCCTGCCGCTGGATGCTCGACTACTACGACCGCTGTTACGACCATGAGCTGGAGCGCCAGCGCAAGCGAACGGATCCCTGCTCCGCCCATCGCTCCCTCGACCTCCATGACTGGGACGAGGAGCGCTCCGCCACCATGCTCCTGAACCAAGAAGGATCAAGTCCGTGTGAACTGTGA
- a CDS encoding AI-2E family transporter, whose protein sequence is MKFGHWLGLAAIITAAGLLWSLRGLLLQLFAAVVLAMAICTLVGAVRSRLDCSRPLALTISLGAVALVVVVGGAVLIPPFVEQFTELLVKLPDAADVLIGLARRMLAHVSRVLYGRHDGSLEWLQQLWPARGPSPDVLAGGLGSGALRLLGLASNLGSGTLQLVFVVAVSLMLAVQPTAYRDVLVLLAPSFYRRRLRQVLDLCGAALSNWMVGVAISSVCVALLAGLGLSLLGVKLVVANALLAGLLNVIPNVGPTLSTIFPMAVALLDDPWKVPAVLGLYVVVQHLESYVITPSVMHAKLRLLPGLTLTAQFLFTVIFGPLGLLLALPMAVCVQVIVREVLIHDILDPWKRQRLSP, encoded by the coding sequence TTGAAATTCGGGCACTGGCTGGGCCTGGCGGCCATCATCACCGCCGCTGGCCTTCTCTGGAGCCTGCGCGGTTTGCTGCTGCAGCTCTTCGCTGCCGTGGTGCTGGCCATGGCGATCTGCACATTGGTGGGTGCCGTGCGGTCGCGGTTGGATTGCTCCAGGCCCCTTGCTCTGACCATCAGCCTGGGGGCCGTGGCCCTGGTGGTGGTGGTGGGCGGTGCGGTGCTGATCCCTCCCTTCGTGGAGCAGTTCACCGAGCTGCTGGTCAAGCTGCCCGATGCGGCGGATGTGCTGATCGGTCTGGCCCGCCGGATGCTGGCCCATGTCAGCCGGGTGCTGTACGGCCGCCATGACGGCTCGCTGGAGTGGCTTCAGCAGCTCTGGCCGGCCAGGGGGCCCAGCCCCGATGTGCTGGCCGGCGGGCTGGGCAGCGGCGCCCTGCGGCTGCTGGGTCTGGCGAGCAACCTGGGCAGCGGCACTCTGCAACTGGTTTTCGTCGTGGCGGTGAGTCTGATGCTCGCCGTTCAGCCCACCGCCTACCGCGATGTGCTGGTGCTGCTGGCTCCCTCCTTCTACCGACGGCGTCTGCGCCAGGTGCTCGACCTCTGCGGTGCGGCTCTGAGCAACTGGATGGTGGGAGTCGCCATCAGCTCGGTCTGCGTGGCCCTGCTGGCGGGTCTCGGCCTGTCGCTGCTGGGGGTGAAGCTGGTGGTGGCCAACGCCCTGCTGGCAGGTCTGCTCAACGTGATCCCCAACGTGGGCCCCACGCTGAGCACGATCTTCCCCATGGCGGTGGCCCTGCTCGACGACCCCTGGAAAGTCCCGGCCGTTCTCGGGCTCTACGTGGTGGTGCAGCACCTGGAGAGCTACGTGATCACCCCGTCGGTGATGCACGCCAAACTTCGACTGCTGCCGGGTCTCACCCTCACCGCCCAGTTCCTGTTCACCGTGATCTTCGGTCCGCTGGGCCTGCTCCTGGCCCTGCCGATGGCGGTGTGTGTGCAGGTGATCGTGCGTGAGGTGCTCATCCACGACATCCTCGATCCCTGGAAACGCCAGCGGTTGTCCCCATGA